The Chitinophagales bacterium genomic interval AAGAAGGCACGGTAGTGGTAAATGAAGGAAAACAGGTTACGCATGCCGTATATGGTAAAAAATCATTCGATAGCAGGTATTGATTCCTTACTTCATCCGGAATGACGCCCGATGATCTCAGGTCATCAGGAATGGGAAACGGTAAATATTCTTTAATGCAATGCCAGTTCCTCTTACTACTGCGCGCAGCGGATCGTCTGCCACGCTAACCGGCAGTTTTGTCTTTAAAGAGAGCCGCTTATCCAAACCGCGCAATAAGGCACCGCCGCCGGTGAGGTGAAGGCCCGAGCGGTGAATATCCGATGCCAGTTCAGGCGGTGTGGTTTCCAATGCCTTCAGTACCGCCTCTTCAATCTTAGAGATGGATTTGTCGAGCGCATGCGCTATTTCCTGGTAGTTGACTGTTATCTGTTTGGGAATACCGGTCATCAGGTCACGGCCATGCACCGCAAAATCTTCAGGCGGATCGTCAAGGTCAACAATAGCGGCCCCTACATTTATCTTAATCGCTTCTGCCGTTCTTTCCCCAACGAGCATATTGTGCTGCCGGCGGATATAATCCATGATATCGGCGGTAAATTCATCACCGGCAATACGTATCGACTGATCGCATACGATACCGGCCAGGGCAATGACAGAAATACCTGTTGTGCCGCCGCCGATGTCAATGATCATGTGCCCGACCGGCTCTTCCACATCAATACCGATACCGAGTGCTGCTGCCATAGGTTCATGGATGAGGTACACTTCCCTTGCACCTGCCTGCTCCGCAGAATCACGCACCGCTCGCTTCTCCACTTCCGTAATGCTGGAAGGTATGCAAATGACCATACGCCAAGTTGGTGTAAACAAAAAACCTTTGGGGTTGATCATCTTTATCATCTCGCGGATCATGGTTTCCGCGGCATTAAAGTCTGCGATTACGCCATCTTTAAGCGGGCGAATGGTTTTGAGGTTATCATGCGTCTTCTCATGCATCTGCATGGCTTTCTTCCCCACAGCCACTACTTTATTGGTAGTTCGGTTGATGGCAACGATGGATGGCTCATCCACTACCACCTTATCGTTGTGTATAATGACAGTATTGGCTGTACCAAGGTCGATCGCTATCTCCTGCGTCAGGAAATTGAATAATTTCATCGTGTCTTTTCCCTGTAAAGGGCGCTTTTCAAAAATTGCGTGCAAAGTTCAAAAAAAGAAATGAATAATGGCGGGAATTTTATTGCTGTGTGATGTTGTGCCGGAACTTGCAGGCAGGAAGTCTTTCCTTTTAGTGACAGGAGTGAATTGACGGAACATAGCATGTTACCTGCTTTCATTTTTTCATCCGTAAATAAATATCAGTCGCGCCATTTCACCGGCGGCCACTCTTCGCCTGGCAGGTGATAAAAACCATGCTGAACAATTGCCGCCCCATAAATGCTAATT includes:
- a CDS encoding rod shape-determining protein, which encodes MKLFNFLTQEIAIDLGTANTVIIHNDKVVVDEPSIVAINRTTNKVVAVGKKAMQMHEKTHDNLKTIRPLKDGVIADFNAAETMIREMIKMINPKGFLFTPTWRMVICIPSSITEVEKRAVRDSAEQAGAREVYLIHEPMAAALGIGIDVEEPVGHMIIDIGGGTTGISVIALAGIVCDQSIRIAGDEFTADIMDYIRRQHNMLVGERTAEAIKINVGAAIVDLDDPPEDFAVHGRDLMTGIPKQITVNYQEIAHALDKSISKIEEAVLKALETTPPELASDIHRSGLHLTGGGALLRGLDKRLSLKTKLPVSVADDPLRAVVRGTGIALKNIYRFPFLMT